In Chitinophaga oryzae, the sequence AAATATACCAAGGAATATATTCAGATTCACGATGTTCCTTTATTGAGTGGGTGGTTTAGTACCGCCGCCGGAGCAGTAGTTAGGGCAGGGAAGGCCCTGGTCAAGAATGAGGGCGCTGGACATGCTTTTGGCAACGGAACCGGTGGCAGGATCTCGTGCCGGCGGAAGGATGTCGTTACCTTCACTGTCAACGGCCACCAGCACCATTTTCTTTTCTTTGATACCGTCACCGTCAGTGTCGATCTTCAGACCGTAGTAAATTCTCAGTGCAGTGCAGTCCGGCTGATTCAGCAGTTCCAGTACTTTGTCTTTACCAAAACACATGGCCTTTACGTGAGTGCCCATCGATTTCTGCTGGGCATGCTCGTCGTCATGGTTCTTACATAATTCCTCCATCTCCGCCCTGGAAATGAAGCCTCCTGCATCGGCAGGAACTGGTCTCTTTGTAGAATCGCTCATAATTGTGGGTAGTTTAAGGTTTTGGGGTAAAATTATTACAATATTACACGTTTGCAAGATCGTTTGAGCAACAGGGTTTTCACCCCTCAAACGGGGCCGGAATACAAAAAGCAGCAGGGGCGTGGACTGAGGCTGAACAGAGGTTAACGGCTAACACTGAAATAACGTAACAGCCACTAAAAAATGCGTATAAATACGCATTCCGTTTTTTCAGGTTTACAACGCTTGACTACCATCCTGATGTTGTTAATCTTTGCACCAGCAACCGGATCGAACAATCAGCACGGGCGTTATACGCCCCGGATCTGTCAGCACTATAGGGCCTTTCTACCATGTTTGTTTTTAAGTATAGTATGCAGCGGGTTTCTGTCACCACCCCATTAAAACAAAAAAACATGAGTTACCTGTTAATTGGAAACATCTCTGCACTTATCTGTGACGATTGCATTGAGCCCCTCGCAAATGCACGGATACGTGTTTACCTGCCGGACCCCCGTTACCCGGTCGCCAACTCCCAAGGAATTTTCAGTGACCTGCAACCATTGTCTGCCAAAGAAGTACTGATGAAAGCAGACCGCCTGCTGGCGGAAGCTGCGCTGGACGACCAGGGTAATTTCACCCTGTCCTGGAAACAGGAACATCTTTTTACAGAACCCCTCGAGCTGGACCTCTGCCTCGATACGCTCCCTGGCAAAACCGGCATCCGGTTGCCCCGCAATTTTCACCTTTGTAAAGCGGTATTGCACTGGAAACGCAGCACAACCGGTTACATCGGCGCATACGCTTACGTGGTGCCATCCGACATATGGAACGTTATCCGTGGCGAAGCCGGCGCCTGGGTGATTACGGGTACTGTCAAACAACACCGGGAAACAGGGCAGGAGCCGTCGCCCAGCCTCCGGGTGGAAGCGTATAATGCCCTCTCCGGCAAAATGATAGGGACCGCCTTTACCAATGAGTATGGTCGTTATACTTTGCGCTTTTCGCGGAAAGACCTGTACCACGGCGCACTGCAGCCTGTCAGGCAAGGCCGCCGGCATATGGGGCCAGACGTCTATTTCCGCATATATCATCATGACAGGATAGTGCTGGCAGAAAACGAAACGCATGCTACGGCGCCGGACAGGCAGGACCTTCCACCCTGTAGCTGTGTCAACCTGGTTTACCGGTCTTCCATGATGAAATGGGCGTCCGGCCAGATACAGGGATGGCTCCAGGATATGAAAATGCTTTCCGGTAAAAGCCGGAAGAAACGCGAACAGTGGCATCTGAGCAACGCATTGGTTTGATGCTCCTTCAACATATTTTGTTTGACCCCTTTTTTATCGTGTACCAGCCGCCTTCGGGCGGCTGTTTGTTTTAAAACCGGGGGTGATAGCGGGAAAGGGTGTCACGCAGGTACTCCCTGTCGAGATGGGTATAGATCTCTGTGGTAGAAATGCTTTCGTGCCCCAGCATCTGTTGCACCGCCCGCAGGTCAGCACCGCCTTCCACCAGGTGGGTGGCAAAAGAGTGGCGGAACGTATGGGGAGACACGTTCTTCTCAATACCTGCCAGCCTGGTCAGCTCCTTGATGACCAGGAAGATCATCACACGGCTAAGGGGGCCGCCGCGGCGGTTGAGGAACAGCGTATCTTCTTCCCCGTATTTAACGGGCAGGAGTATACGAACATGCCGGCGGTAGGTCTCGATATGCCGCATTGCATCGCGGCCGATGGGCACCATCCTTTCCTTGTTGCCTTTGCCCACCACACGGATAAAGCCTACGTCCATATGCAGCTGGGTGATCTGCAGGTTAATGACTTCGCTGACACGCAAGCCGCAGCTGTACATGGTTTCCAGGATGGCCTTGTTACGGTGCCCTTCGGGGGTGCTGAGGTCTACCTGCGCGATAATTTTTTCGATCTCCTCAAAGCTCAGTACGTCGGGCAGCTTACGCTGCAGTTTAGGGGCTTCCAGCAACTGGGTGGGATCTTCATTGGTCATGTCTTCCAGCAGCAAAAACTTATAAAAGGCCTTGATACCGGAGATGGTCCTCGCCTGGGAGGCAGGGGTCATACCCAGTTTGGACACCCATTGTACACAGCCCTGTAAGTCTGCCAGGGTGATGTCCTGCGGGCGGAGTTTCTCCCCGCCATGCGCCTGGAGGTATTGCTCCAGTTTCTCTACGTCGCGCAGATAGGCCTCTATGGAATTATCCGACAGTGACCGCTCCAGCTTCATATATCCTTTAAATAGTTTCCGGAATGATTCCCACATAATTGAGGCAAGTTAAAAGTTTTATCCTATTTTTAATGATACCAGTCTTTATTCACACCCAGTCATTTATCACAACCAAATCTTGTTATGTCTGCCCCCGCTTTCAGAAAAATAAACAAACTGCTTGTGGCCAACCGTGGCGAAATTGCCGTGCGGGTGCTCAGGGCCGCGGCTGAACTGCGTATCAGGACGATCGCCGTGTTCACGTATGAAGACCGTTATTCGCTGCATCGTTACAAGGCAGACGAGGCCTACCAGATTGGTCGCGATGATGAGCCGCTGAAGCCTTATCTCGATATTGAGGCGATCATCAACCTGGCAAAAACGCAACAGGTGGACGCTATCCATCCCG encodes:
- the xerD gene encoding site-specific tyrosine recombinase XerD; the encoded protein is MWESFRKLFKGYMKLERSLSDNSIEAYLRDVEKLEQYLQAHGGEKLRPQDITLADLQGCVQWVSKLGMTPASQARTISGIKAFYKFLLLEDMTNEDPTQLLEAPKLQRKLPDVLSFEEIEKIIAQVDLSTPEGHRNKAILETMYSCGLRVSEVINLQITQLHMDVGFIRVVGKGNKERMVPIGRDAMRHIETYRRHVRILLPVKYGEEDTLFLNRRGGPLSRVMIFLVIKELTRLAGIEKNVSPHTFRHSFATHLVEGGADLRAVQQMLGHESISTTEIYTHLDREYLRDTLSRYHPRF